A single genomic interval of Anopheles marshallii chromosome 2, idAnoMarsDA_429_01, whole genome shotgun sequence harbors:
- the LOC128719476 gene encoding L-threonine ammonia-lyase, translating to MQVSSVTTQMASVKLTARPTVEQPAQNGHGTQSGSSSNNASATEPEIVDPFCNADNPQIITFQDVTSAAFKIRKGVELTPCVKSHFSDLIDMDIYLKKEFLQFTGSFKERGARYALLMLSDEQKKTGVISASLGNHAQGLSYHGWKLGIPVTVVMPLKASLMKIQKCRNYHANVVVQGADMGEAKRIALKMGHDRGLTYINGYDHPHIMSGQGTIGLEIVEQVSDIDAVVVPVGGGGLIAGVATAIKNLSPNTKIIGVESEKCPSFTRALENKGPVFVANQETLADGLAVPQVGYNAYATTVPLLDKMIVVKEEWIALAILRLVELEKCVVEGAGAAGLAAIMAGHLNEFIGKRVVLLICGGNIDTTMFGKCLERGMAAEGRLQRFTVTVSDGPGGVAKLCNLLASLGVSIKDIMHERAFIRDIHHVEVKVICETRDWEHSKEMRKVLQEKYTKVHFYDMPMAITE from the exons ATGCAAGTGTCATCCGTAACGACGCAAATGGCTTCCGTGAAGCTGACAGCCCGTCCAACCGTAGAACAACCTGCCCAGAATGGACACGGCACGCAAAGTGGGTCCTCCAGTAACAACGCCTCAGCAACCGAGCCGGAAATTGTCGATCCGTTCTGCAATGCGGACAATCCGCAGATAATCACCTTCCAGGACGTAACATCCGCGGCGTTCAAAATACGGAAAGGTGTCGAGCTAACGCCGTGCGTG AAATCCCACTTCTCCGACCTGATCGACATGGACATCTACCTGAAGAAGGAATTTCTGCAGTTCACCGGTAGCTTCAAGGAGCGTGGCGCTCGTTATGCGTTGTTAATGCTGTCGGacgagcagaaaaaaacgggCGTTATCTCGGCCTCCCTGGGGAATCATGCGCAG GGACTGTCCTATCATGGCTGGAAGCTTGGCATCCCGGTGACGGTCGTGATGCCGCTGAAGGCCTCACTGATGAAAATTCAGAAATGCCGTAACTATCATGCTAATGTCGTCGTACAG GGAGCGGACATGGGCGAAGCAAAGCGGATTGCGCTGAAAATGGGACACGACCGGGGCCTTACATACATCAACGGGTATGACCATCCGCACATCATGTCCGGCCAGGGTACGATTGGGCTCGAGATCGTCGAGCAGGTCAGCGATATCGATGCAGTTGTTGTGCCGGTTGGTGGCGGTGGATTGATAGCTGGTGTCGCGACCGCCATAAAAAATTTAAGCCCAAATACCAAAATCATC GGCGTCGAGTCGGAAAAGTGTCCCAGCTTTACGCGAGCGCTCGAAAACAAGGGCCCTGTGTTTGTGGCGAACCAGGAAACGTTGGCCGACGGGTTGGCGGTACCGCAGGTGGGCTACAACGCGTACGCCACGACCGTACCGCTGCTGGACAAAATGATCGTCGTGAAGGAGGAATGGATTGCGCTTGCTATTTTGCGACTTGTTGAGCTGGAGAAGTGTGTCGTCGAGGGTGCGGGCGCTGCTGGGCTGGCCGCCATCATGGCTGGGCATTTGAACGAGTTCATCGGCAAAAG AGTGGTGCTGCTAATTTGCGGAGGCAATATCGATACGACCATGTTTGGCAAATGTCTCGAGCGTGGTATGGCCGCCGAGGGACGACTGCAGAG ATTCACCGTCACCGTCAGCGATGGGCCGGGTGGTGTTGCTAAGCTGTGCAATCTGCTGGCCAGTTTGGGCGTTTCCATCAAGGACATAATGCACGAACGTGCCTTCATTCGTGACATCCACCATGTTGAG GTGAAAGTGATTTGTGAAACACGCGATTGGGAACATTCCAAGGAAATGCGTAAGGTGCTGCAGGAAAAATATACCAAAGTTCACTTCTATGACATGCCGATGGCGATTACGGAATAG
- the LOC128715748 gene encoding uncharacterized protein LOC128715748 produces the protein MTSLRVLTLLIVVLSVRLGYSQVETILDSSEYDDLGLPTATERKPQIAGFLSNDGTDLYPSVSMSNDGPSIAYQQRPSISNYGNNPFIARAEQYRKAHSVGLRQQTLSSQQQQQQHQQQQQQGYDPRDGTPYTRDIAVKQGILRGFVRVMHPQSGLKNVDQFLGIPYAEAPVGSRRFMPPSAPIPWNGLKMATKLSPVCPQNLPSLNNANNNYSKGRYDQIKRLLPYLKVESEDCLYLNLYVPSYDGIGPQTKYPVIVYIHGESYEWNSGNPYDGSILASYGQVIVVTLNFRLGILGFMKPGISDHTTSNFGLLDQIAALQWIKENIGAFGGDAKLVTVMGQGTGAACVNFLMVSPVAKGLFHRAILLSGSALSDWALTQHPLQSTMQVLQGLNCPLNGENDEVTACLRRKRYSEILGVKTASPQFSTRFGPIVDGLVIPNMPHKVMGQYSDIFSGYDLLYGMTELESYHILNAVALTYGLLENERDNLLRFYMQNRFEIRPDLALAATLREYTDIYMDPNKALADEHRDNLLEILSDARVAAPMVQTGLYLSKVNPKCYMYVFGHNSEAGEYGRLSQSVVGEDLAYVFGAPLGQVGPFQHHYNARERLFSEAVMKYFTNFAKTGNPKAPWKDLFLNLNPEDWSYYDVDWPEYNSINQSYLHMGITPVVGHRYRQKYMKFWNEELPEELKKITSSKAYAPYSDFFSPPGAGKGSVGAGIGRIRGGTTPHPDYPTGHINLYPIHVDIERPTEDPFKELLYQMKDPLAGPGMYNAPATSSAAAIPDKGASPAQLAAGVDHQKHQKHLKQVQQSAKDPFGSPGDVELDGSATEIMKSESTLTVLIAVAIVFLLFNIVVIVGYLVRRHLGKGGVGAGGRKVKRKYDDSMLESAAAVVVSGVSLGEKEDGCNQLHAHHHHHLHHGSYLLDEAATMMLRKSNSYEPVAKQPFGDDVHGPVSIGVDAVDSHTKVCDWMVASSGCRIPPVVPPHKISVAIDATPQARGNSVLRQEPIEITKAKSFEYGPTDEVDCAARGCPGDDTVREADSSGTGSSSSGTTSSCSSSAATDELKQAMPAGIYYNCPEYSLRRFGAAEGGEEEVTSFIEPEIPGDINVTSRDESTEKDLLSPEEALRVIQRRNFPKVLPDHPRSGGVGGATLGTSMKRRSLPPQSLYGPLPHGSHSLRRDASGGGRLIPAPPPRICSTLGRPAAVRQARTSHNFISSPPIVAEEPPVEEEPPIALNTLHVGPLLPTHQESTYMTISRQNSVDSEGDPSSLANESQTEHEHVADDVEEQPPVDIICIEHKPENHYSYVRPVGLMRTPSSFKCFDTPRTGSGEMRSAGDGETLQPAPCDGDAQLPVRDKFSSDSSATDTTSGSTGTIKKL, from the exons atgacgaGCTTACGAGTGCTCACATTGCTTATAGTAGTCCTGTCGGTGAGACTCGGGTACTCGCAGGTCGAAACTATACTTGACAGCAGTGAGTACGATGACTTGGGGTTACCCACCGCGACCGAACGTAAACCCCAGATTGCGGGTTTCCTCTCAAATGACGGAACCGACCTCTACCCATCGGTATCGAtgtctaacgatggtccatcgATTGCGTACCAGCAGCGTCCGTCGATCTCAAATTACGGCAACAATCCATTCATAGCCCGTGCCGAACAGTACCGAAAGGCGCACAGTGTGGGCTTACGACAGCAAACCCTGTCctcgcaacaacagcaacagcagcatcaacagcaacagcaacaaggaTATGATCCGCGGGACGGCACACCGTACACACGCGACATCGCAGTGAAGCAAGGGATACTGCGGGGTTTCGTGCGTGTGATGCATCCCCAGTCCGGGTTAAAGAATGTCGATCAGTTCCTTGGAATACCGTACGCTGAGGCACCGGTCGGCTCGAGACGCTTCATGCCGCCGAGTGCGCCGATACCGTGGAACGGGCTCAAGATGGCTACCAAACTGTCACCGGTATGTCCACAGAATCTTCCCAGCCTGAACAATGCGAACAATAACTACTCCAAGGGACGGTACGATCAGATCAAACGATTACTGCCCTACCTAAAGGTGGAAAGTGAAGATTGTCTGTATCTGAATCTATACGTGCCAAGTTACG ATGGTATCGGACCACAGACTAAGTATCCCGTTATCGTGTACATCCACGGTGAATCGTACGAGTGGAACAGCGGTAACCCATATGACGGGTCCATCCTGGCCAGCTACGGTCAGGTGATAGTGGTCACGCTTAACTTCAGACTGGGCATTCTCG GTTTTATGAAGCCCGGCATCAGCGATCATACGACCAGCAACTTCGGCCTGCTGGACCAGATAGCGGCCCTGCAGTGGATCAAGGAAAACATTGGTGCGTTCGGTGGGGACGCGAAGCTGGTGACGGTGATGGGCCAGGGTACGGGTGCGGCTTGTGTCAACTTTCTGATGGTGTCACCGGTAGCCAAGGGATTGTTCCATCGGGCTATTCTGCTGTCGGGATCGGCACTGTCCGATTGGGCCCTGACGCAGCACCCGCTGCAGTCAACGATGCAGGTCCTGCAGGGTCTGAACTGTCCACTGAACGGTGAAAACGACGAGGTGACGGCCTGCTTGCGCCGCAAGCGCTACAGCGAAATACTCGGCGTTAAAACTGCGTCGCCCCAGTTTTCGACCCGGTTTGGGCCGATCGTCGATGGGCTGGTCATACCCAATATGCCGCACAAAGTCATGGGCCAGTACAGTGACATTTTTAGTGG ATACGATCTGCTGTATGGCATGACCGAGCTGGAATCCTATCACATCCTGAATGCGGTCGCGCTCACGTACGGGCTGCTGGAAAACGAACGAGACAATTTATTGCGATTTTACATGCAAAATCGCTTCGAAATACGTCCCGACCTGGCCCTCGCTGCTACATTGCGCGA GTACACCGACATCTACATGGACCCGAACAAGGCACTGGCCGACGAGCATCGGGACAACCTGCTGGAGATACTGTCCGATGCGCGCGTCGCTGCCCCGATGGTCCAGACCGGTCTTTATCTGTCGAAGGTCAACCCCAAGTGCTACATGTACGTGTTTGGCCACAACAGCGAAGCGGGCGAGTACGGACGA CTATCGCAGAGCGTGGTAGGCGAGGACTTGGCGTACGTGTTCGGTGCCCCGCTTGGACAGGTGGGTCCATTCCAGCACCATTACAATGCGCGCGAGCGATTGTTTTCCGAGGCGGTGATGAAGTATTTTACCAACTTTGCCAAAACCGG CAATCCGAAGGCACCGTGGAAGGATCTATTTTTGAATCTCAACCCGGAAGATTGGTCGTACTACGATGTTGACTGGCCGGAGTACAACAGCATCAACCAGAGCTATTTGCACATGGGCATAACGCCGGTCGTGGGCCACCGGTACCGGCAGAAGTACATGAAGTTCTGGAACGAAGAGCTACCGGAAGAGCTGAAGAAGATTACCAGTTCGAAGGCGTACGCTCCGTACTCGGACTTCTTCAGTCCGCCGGGTGCTGGTAAGGGTAGCGTCGGTGCGGGCATTGGTCGGATTCGGGGTGGCACTACACCCCATCCCGATTATCCTACCGGTCACATTAACCTGTATCCGATCCACGTAGACATCGAGCGTCCGACGGAGGATCCGTTTAAGGAGCTGCTGTATCAGATGAAGGACCCTCTGGCTGGGCCCGGTATGTACAATGCTCCCGCCACGTCCTCTGCTGCTGCTATACCGGATAAGGGAGCAAGTCCTGCCCAGCTGGCTGCCGGTGTGGATCATCAGAAGCACCAAAAGCATCTGAAACAAGTTCAACAGTCCGCGAAGGATCCATTTGGATCACCGGGTGACGTAGAGCTGGATGGAAGTGCGACggaaatcatgaaaagtgaatcgACGCTCACTGTTCTGATAGCAGTCGCCATCGTGTTTCTGCTGTTTaacatcgtcgtcatcgtggGGTATCTCGTGCGCCGTCATCTTGGCAAGGGTGGAGTGGGAGCTGGAGGGCGCAAGGTGAAACGAAAGTACGACGATTCAATGCTGGAGAGCGCGGCCGCCGTCGTGGTGTCCGGCGTGAGTCTCGGCGAAAAGGAAGACGGATGCAATCAGCTGCAtgcccatcaccatcatcatctgcatCACGGTTCTTACCTGTTGGACGAGGCTGCAACGATGATGCTGAGGAAATCGAATTCGTACGAACCGGTGGCAAAGCAACCGTTTGGGGACGATGTTCACGGACCGGTTTCGATCGGTGTCGATGCGGTCGATTCGCATACGAAGGTGTGTGATTGGATGGTGGCATCGTCAGGCTGCCGGATTCCACCGGTCGTGCCTCCGCACAAGATCAGTGTTGCGATTGATGCTACACCACAAGCGCGTGGCAACAGTGTGCTACGGCAGGAACCGATAGAGATAACGAAGGCAAAATCGTTTGAGTATGGACCGACGGACGAAGTGGACTGTGCTGCCCGAGGTTGTCCTGGGGATGACACGGTTCGGGAAGCTGATTCGAGCGGTACCGGCAGCAGCTCTTCCGGGACTACGTCATCCTGCTCTAGTTCAGCGGCCACCGATGAGCTGAAACAGGCGATGCCTGCTGGCATTTATTACAACTGTCCGGAATATTCGTTGCGACGGTTCGGTGCGGCCGAGGGTGGAGAAGAAGAGGTAACAAGCTTCATCGAACCGGAGATCCCGGGAGATATAAACGTAACGTCCCGTGATGAAAGTACCGAAAAGGATCTCCTTTCGCCTGAAGAAGCGCTTCGAGTAATTCAGAGGAGGAATTTCCCCAAAGTGCTCCCGGACCATCCACGGTCCGGTGGAGTCGGAGGCGCAACGCTCGGTACCTCCATGAAACGACGCTCGCTGCCTCCACAGTCACTGTACGGTCCGCTACCCCACGGTAGTCACAGTTTGCGTCGAGATGCGTCTGGCGGTGGACGATTGATtccggcaccaccaccacgtaTCTGTTCCACCCTCGGTCGACCGGCAGCCGTTCGACAGGCGCGAACAAGCCACAACTTCATCAGCTCACCACCGATAGTGGCCGAGGAGCCACCGGTCGAAGAGGAACCTCCGATCGCGCTGAACACGCTGCACGTGGGCCCATTGTTACCGACACACCAGGAAAGCACCTACATGACAATATCTCGCCAGAACTCGGTGGACTCGGAGGGTGATCCAAGCTCGCTGGCGAACGAATCACAGACAGAGCACGAACAcgttgcggatgacgtcgagGAACAACCACCGGTCGACATCATTTGTATAGAGCATAAGCCGGAAAACCACTACAGCTACGTGCGGCCAGTTGGCTTAATGCGAACACCGTCCTCATTTAAGTGTTTCGATACACCACGAACGGGTAGTGGGGAAATGCGAAGTGCGGGCGATGGTGAAACGTTGCAGCCTGCGCCatgcgatggagacgcccagctACCCGTACGGGATAAGTTTAGTTCCGATTCTTCCGCTACCGACACGACATCCGGGAGTACCGGCACGATAAAGAAACTGTAA